GCCGTCGTTAAGCAGGGCCTGGGTGACCATGCTGATCAGCTCGGAGACACCGTTGCCGAGGAAGACGTCGTCGATGTCGAAGGGCGGGAAGTCGTCCACCATCTCGTAGCGCGTGACAATCGCGCGGCGCGCCGGGATGATGCCCTTCGAGGTGGTGTAGCCCTGCGATGTCGGCAGCGCGGCGATCATGTCGCGCATGATCACGTCGGGCGCCTCGAAGCCGAAGATCGCCGGGTTGCCGGTGTTGAGCTTGAGAATGGTGTGCCCGTCGCGCTCCATCTCCTCGGCCGTGGTGCTCACCGGGCCGCGGATGTCGTAAAAGACGTTCTTGAGCTTGTCCGCTTCGTCGAAATGGCGGTGCTTCTTCGGGGGCTTCTTGCTTGTCGATGCCCCCGCCGACGTCTCCGTCCCGCTTTTCGTCGTGGGCGTTTCGTCCTGCTCAGTCTTCTTGCTCATGGAGGCAATCCTACTTCTACTTGCCCTTGAAGCGTTTCACGGTCTGCTGGGCCACGTTCAAGGCTTCGTCGGTGAGTTGGCTCATCTGCTGCTTGCGTGCGGCGCGCCGCGCGGCCTCCTCGTGGGCGCGGGCGGATTCGATCTCGAGCTGGCGGATGCGCACGAGCTCGCGGCGCCTGCGCTCGAGCTGGCGCACGCTCGGGGTATACCAGGAATCGGGGCCGACCTTCATCACGTAGAGCAATACGAACAAGGTGGGGATGAGCAAGAGCAGGAGGAACCCGAACCCGCTTCCGGTTGCCACCGCCACGGCGGGGGCGGCGGCCAGCGTGCCGAAGGTGCCCAGCCAAAACGTTCCCGCGCGCATCTTCTGTCCGTCGCGGCGCGCTGCAGTGATCTCCCGTGCGCTGTACATCTCGACTGCGCCACCCTGCTGCACAAACGTGGCCGGGTTGTGCGGGATGTCTCGAAACAGCGGGTCGAGGTCGCTGTGGAACTCCGCGGTGGTTACCGCCTGGCAACGCGAGTCGAACTCGTCCATGGTGAGCCTGCCCTCCGCCAGAGCAGAACTCAGCGCACCGAGGGCGGCGTGGCGCTCCTCGTCGCTGAGGCGAAACATTCCCGGATCATAGGTCACGGTTCTTATCCTAGTGGCAGTGCGGACACGCGCCACCGCGCTGGTTTTTACGACGTCCAGCGGTCGTCGGTGCCCATTGTCCGTGATTTCAGCCGCTCGCGCGCGGCGTCGTACTCCTGCTCCGGCAAGGGGTAGAAGTACACGCGCGGCAGCACTGCCTCGACGCGATCGAGGTACTCCGTAACAAAGCTGTCCACCTCGGGTTTGTCGAGCGACTCGACGTTGACGTAGAGAAACAGCGGGCGGGACAGCGGGTATTGACCATCGCGTGTCTGCTCGAAGCTGGGCAAGATGCCGTCGACGGCGATATTGTCCATCGAGCTGCGGACCTCGCCCTCGGCGGCAAGGTAGTTGCCCACGCCCATAAAGCCGAGCGCGTCGGGGTCGTTGGCGATCCACTCGGTGAGTTCGTCCATGTCGTCGGTAGCGGCGTAGTCGTCGCGGATCGGGTCGTCGTCAAGCACGATCTTTTGGAACACCCCAAGCGTGCCGGAGCCCGGCGGGCGGCCGTAAAGGGTGATTTCGGACCCCGGCCACTGCGGGCTGAGGTCGGACCACGTGCTCACGGGCGATTCCGAGGTCCAGATGTCGTGCAGTTGCTCGATCGTTAGGTCACTGGCCCAATCGTTGGCGTCGTTTTTCACGAACGTGATGGCGTCGAGTGCGATCGGCAGCTCGATGAACTCGACACCGTTGTCCGCGCACTGTGTCTGGTAGTCGATGTCCTCGCCCTCGCCGGGGATGGGAACCGAGGAATCGTTGATGTCGGATTCGCCGGCGCAGAACGCCTCAAACCCGTCGGTCGAGCCGTCGGCGCTGATTTCCACGTTATGCCCGGTTCGTGAGGCGATGAGCGACGTGATCGGCTCCACGGTGGCCGAGCCCGTCACCCGAATCGCACCATCTGCTGCCGGCGTGTTCGGTTCCTCTGATTCCGCCGCGCAGCCAGCAAGCGCAACTGTTGCGGCAAGGCAGAGCGTAAGTCGTTTCATCGGCGCCCCTCCTTGCGCAACTCATCGCGGAACTCGCGCCACAATGTCACGGCGCTGGACCAGCGTGCGCGGGTGAGTTCGAGATATTCCGGAATGCGCTCGATCTCGGCGTGCTGCTCCGGGGTCAACCCTCCCGTTGTGCGGCGCTTGTCCAGCTCGGCGCGCAGCAGCGTGGAGGTCTCGTCGAGCTCAGCGAGCAGTTCTCGGAGCTCGGCATCGGGCGCGGACGACAGGATTAGCTCGTCTGCGCGGGCGTTGAAGTCGTCGTCGGGGAGAGAGGTAGTCACGGGGTGATCCATCCTTTAGAACAGAGAATTGGTAGCAAAGACAGCGAGCAGCGGCACGATGAAGAAGACCCCGCCGACCCAGATGAAGACGTAGATCTTGTTCTTCGTCGCGAGCGCAGCCAGCCACTCCGCGCCGCGCGGCGGGAGTGCGCGGAGCAGCGGTATGGACATGATCAGGATTGCGGCGAAGGTGTTGAACATGGTGTGCACCAGGGCGCCGGTCATGGCGGCTTCCGCTTCCACCCCGGAGGCGGAGAATGCGGCGATCAAACCGGTCACCGTGGTGCCGATGTTCGCGCCCACGACGAAGGGGAAGAGCCGGCGCATCTCGAACTTGCCGGAAGCGGCGAGCGGGACGGTAAGCGATGTCGTGGTCGAAGAGGACTGCACGGCCGTGGTGATTACCGCGCCCGAGACGATCCCGCTCAGGGTGCCCTTGCCCAGCGCATTGTGCAGGATTTCCTTCGCGCGGCCGACGAGCAGTCGCGACAGCATGCGGCCGATGAAGCCGATCACCAGCAAGATCAGTACGACGCCGGCGATCGTCAGGGCGATGCCGCCCCAGACACCGCCGATGTTTTCGGCAAGGCCTTCGGCCACACCGACGAGCGGTTCCGTCACCGCGTCGACGAAGTCGCCGATGGCGCTGAAGATGCTATCGAGTACTCCGTCACCCTGGCCGGTGAAGGCTCCCGCCATGGCCCCGGCAACGCGGGAGAGGAACCCGGTGAACAGCTCCAGCGGGAAGAAGATCAACAGCGCCAGCAGGTTGTAGAAGTCGTGCACGGTAGCCATGGAGAACGCGCGCTGGAACTGCTTCTTGTTGCCGGACAGGCCCAGCGCCACCAGCGTGGAGGT
Above is a window of Corynebacterium sanguinis DNA encoding:
- a CDS encoding substrate-binding domain-containing protein, whose product is MKRLTLCLAATVALAGCAAESEEPNTPAADGAIRVTGSATVEPITSLIASRTGHNVEISADGSTDGFEAFCAGESDINDSSVPIPGEGEDIDYQTQCADNGVEFIELPIALDAITFVKNDANDWASDLTIEQLHDIWTSESPVSTWSDLSPQWPGSEITLYGRPPGSGTLGVFQKIVLDDDPIRDDYAATDDMDELTEWIANDPDALGFMGVGNYLAAEGEVRSSMDNIAVDGILPSFEQTRDGQYPLSRPLFLYVNVESLDKPEVDSFVTEYLDRVEAVLPRVYFYPLPEQEYDAARERLKSRTMGTDDRWTS
- a CDS encoding Na/Pi symporter, with product MQKEEQPGVRTLDEAEGYEERNRWNEEAEPKDSEDSDDTVDGDDSDDSDKKDPLGFLPLSGQAKKIAEWLSVVIAIWLLLNAVGMIGSGFNMAAGDRAEELFSFAENPFVGLAIGILATAILQSSSTTTSIVVGMLAGGLPLEVAVPMLFGANIGTTVTSTLVALGLSGNKKQFQRAFSMATVHDFYNLLALLIFFPLELFTGFLSRVAGAMAGAFTGQGDGVLDSIFSAIGDFVDAVTEPLVGVAEGLAENIGGVWGGIALTIAGVVLILLVIGFIGRMLSRLLVGRAKEILHNALGKGTLSGIVSGAVITTAVQSSSTTTSLTVPLAASGKFEMRRLFPFVVGANIGTTVTGLIAAFSASGVEAEAAMTGALVHTMFNTFAAILIMSIPLLRALPPRGAEWLAALATKNKIYVFIWVGGVFFIVPLLAVFATNSLF
- a CDS encoding DUF1707 SHOCT-like domain-containing protein, with translation MFRLSDEERHAALGALSSALAEGRLTMDEFDSRCQAVTTAEFHSDLDPLFRDIPHNPATFVQQGGAVEMYSAREITAARRDGQKMRAGTFWLGTFGTLAAAPAVAVATGSGFGFLLLLLIPTLFVLLYVMKVGPDSWYTPSVRQLERRRRELVRIRQLEIESARAHEEAARRAARKQQMSQLTDEALNVAQQTVKRFKGK